CTGGCTCTTCCTGGCACACGACAGCCAGCTGCCCGGGCCCGGCAGTTTCATACAGACGTACATGGCCGAGGACCCGGTGCTGGTGGTTCGCCAGCGCGACGGTTCGGTCAAGGCGTTCCTCAACCAGTGCCGCCATCGCGGAATGCGCATCTGCCGCAGCGACGAAGGCGTGGCCAGGGCGTTCACCTGCACCTATCACGGCTGGGCGTACAACCTGGCGGGCGAGCTCGTGAACGTACCGATGCAGGAGCGCGCCTACCACAACGAGATCGACAAGTCGAAGTGGGGCCCGCGGCGGGTTCCGCGGGTGCACAACCACAAGGGCTTCTACTTCGGTACGTGGGACGAGGACGCGCCCTCCTTCGAGGAGTACCTGGGCGACATGGCGTGGCAGCTCGACGCCATGGCCGACCGGTACGACGAGGGCATCACCCTGATCCCCGGCGCCACCAAGTGGGTCATCGACTGCAACTGGAAGTTCGCCGCCGAACAGTTCGGCAGCGACATGTACCACGTGCCGTCCTCCCACACGTCCGCCCTGGTGGCTCTCATCGAGGACCCGCAGCAACTCGCCCAGCTGCACGAGATGAACCTGACCGTGCCGGGCCGTCAGTTCTCCGGCAACGGTCACGGCTCGGGGTTCGCCGTGCGGCCCGACATCATCCCCTCCCAGTCGGGGCCCGAGTTCGACGCCTGGCTCGACACCCACCGCGAAGAGATCCATCGCCGCGGCGGCGAACAGCGTGCCCTCGCCGCGAACGGTCACAACACCGTCTTCCCCAACTTCTCGTGGCTCGACATCAACAACACCATGCGGGTCTGGCATCCGCGCGGACCGGGGCAGATCGAGGTGTGGGCCTGGACCTTCGTCCCCAAGGGCGCACCGGAGAAGGTCCGCGAAGAAATCCGGACCAGCACCATCCGGTCCTTCAGCCCCGCCGGGGTCTTCGAGACCGACGACGGTGAGAACTGGACGGAGATCCAGCAGGTCCTGCGTGGTCACATGGCCCGCAAGTCGCTCTTCAACGCCCAGATGGGCCTGGGCCATGAGGAGCAGGGCGTGGACGGCACCTCCGTCCGGGTCACCGAGGACATGTACACCGAGATGGCTGCCCGCGGCATGTACCAGCGCTGGGCCGACCTCATGTCCGGCCTGTCCTGGCAGCAGATCGCCGAGCTCGACCGGAACAGGCAGCAGCAGGAGGTGCACACGGCATGACCACCGCATCCGACACCCGCACGCCCGTCGACCCGACGACCCAGCACCGGATCGAGCAGTTCCTGTACCGGGAGGCCGAACTCCTCGACGACCAGCGGTTCCAGGAGTGGCTGGAGCTGTTCAGCGAGGACGTGCACTACTGGCTGCCGACCCGGGTGACCCGGACCGTCCGCGAGCGGAGCCTCGAAGTCGCGGGCCCGGACGGCGCGGCTTTCTTCGACGACGACAAGACGTTTCTGAGGGGGCGGGTGCGCCGTCTCACGTCAGGCCAGTCATGGTCGGAGGAACCGCCGTCCAGGACCCGCCGGCTGATCACCAACATCCGTCCCGTGGAGCTGGCCGACGGCACCTTCGAGGTACGGGTCAACTTCCATGTCCTGCGCAGCAGGGCGGAACGCCACCACGACACCTTCTTCGGCGAGCGGACCGATCTGCTGCGCCGGCTCCCGGACGAACCGGGATTCCAGGTGGCCCGCCGCAAGATCGTGCTGGACACCACTACCCTGCTGGCCCCGAGCATAAGTGTCTTCCTGTGAGCGAACACCACACCACATCGTCGTGGATCCGCGCCTGCCGGGTCGACGAGATAGCCGACGAGCAGGCACTGCGACTGGACACCACACCCCCCGTGTCGGTGTTCCGGACGAACGGCGAGTTCTTCTGCGTCGACGACACCTGTACCCACGAGGACTTCTCGCTGGCCGAGGGCTGGGTGGAGGACTGCTCCGTCGAATGCCCCCTGCATCTCGCGAAGTTCTGCCTGCGCACCGGCGCGGCGCTCTCCACACCCGCCTACCGGCCGCTGCGGACCCACGAGGTGCGTGTGGACGGTGACGAGCTGTACGTACGCATCGAACAGCAGGACCCGGCCCCTGCGGGTCCGAGCAGGACCGGGGGCCGCGATGGGCTGGCTTGATGGGACATCGGCCCTCGTCACCGGAGGCGCCAGTGGGCTCGGCCGGTCGATAGTGGAGCGTTTCGTCGCCGAGGGCGCGCGCGTGGTCGTACTCGACCGGTCCGCGGAGCGGCTCGATCAACTGGGTGCCGACCTGGGCGACGCCGTCCGTACCACCAGGGGTGATGTCACCTCCTACGAGGACAACGCTCGCGCCTGCGCCCTCGCCGAGCGGGAGTTCGGCGGCCTGGACACCTTCGTCGCCAACGCCGGTCTGTGGGACTTCGGGCGGTCGCTGACCGGGACCCCCGTGGAAGAGCTGTCCCGCGGCTTCGACGAGTTGTTCGCGATCAACGTCAAGGGGTACCTGCTGGGGGCCAGGGCCGCCGCACCACTCCTGCGCACGTCGCGGGGGAGCATGATCTTCACTCTCTCCAGCGCCGCGCTCTTCCCCGGCCCCGGAGGAGGCCCGATCTACACGGCGGCCAAGCACGCGGCACTCGGTCTGCTCCGCCAGTTCGCCTACGAACTGGCGCCCGACGTCCGGGTGAACGGGGTGGCGCCCGGCGTTCTGGAGACCGGTATAAGCGGCCCGGAGTCGATGGGGCTGGCGGATTCCCACCTCGATCGGGTCCTGCCGCTCGAGGAGATCGTCAGCAAGGGCACGGCGCTCGGGGTCGTGGTCCGGCCCGAGGATGTGGTGGGGCCGTATGTGCTGCTCGCGTCGAAGGACTCGACGACCACCACGGGAACGGTGATCGACGTCAGCAGTGTCGGTGTCCCGCCCCGGCCCTGAACCCGCGGGAAGGTGGTGACTGACCCACGCATCAGCCCGAGCGTCCGGCGGACGCTCGGGCTGTTTCGGATGGGGCGGGATGTGCTGCGCCCGTGAGGCCGCCCGGTTCCGCCGGGTGGTCGAGGGCCACGGCGACCTGCTCTCGCCCGGAGCCGCCCGAGGGGGGCGGCTCCGGGCCCGTGTGTCCGGCGTCATGTCCGCCACCCGCCCGCCGGGCCCGTAATCCGGCGTCCCGTCCACCGGAACACTTCCCCGCCCGGCCGGGAATCCGCTCCTAGCCTTGTCGGCGTCCGCCCAGTGGGGCGGGGAAGAGCGGAGGCACAAATGGACGGTGCGGAACACCACCATGTCATTGTCGGAGGGAGCGCGGCCGGGATCGCGGCCGCCCTCTCGATGCGGCAGCACGGATTCGCCGGGCGCGTGACGGTCGTGGAGGCGGGCGGTGAACTTCCCTACGAACGGCCTCCGTTGTCCAAGGCCCTCTCCGGTGGAGAAGCGGGGTTCCTGCACCCCATCGCCCCTCGGGAGGTGTACGACGAGTACCGCGTCGATCTGCGCCTGGGCACGCGGGTCCACGCCCTCGATCCGCAGCACCGGACCGTGGTGCTCGACAACGGCCAGGCGCTGCGTGCCGCCCGGGTGCTGTTGGCCACCGGAGTCGTCCCCCTCACCCTGTCGGTACCCGGCTCCGCCCTCTCCGGCATCGTCACCCTGCGCGACATACGGGACGCCCGGGCCCTGGCGGCACGGCTGAGCGGGGGCGGGCCGCTGGTCGTCGTGGGTGGTGGCTTCATCGGGCTGGAGGTGGCGGCGGTCGCCCGGGAGGCCGGGCTGGACGTCACCGTCGTCGAGATGGGCGCACAGCCGCTGGAAGGCCCGCTCGGCCCGGTGCTGGCGTCCCGGGTGACCGACATGCACGAACGGGCGGGTGTCACACTGCGTACCGGGGTGTCCGTGGTCGCCTTCACCGGCACGGACACCGTCACCGGGGTCCGGTTGTCCACCGGGGAGGTGCTGCCGGCCGCGACCGTCGTGGTCGGCATCGGGGTGAGGCCCGACACCACCCTCGCGGAACGCGCCGGAGTGCACTGCGACCGGGGCATCGTCGTCGACCAGCACTGCCACACCAGTGTTCCCTGGATACTTGCCGCCGGTGACGTCACGAATCAACCGAACCCGTATCTGGCCGGTCGTGGCCGCATCGAGCACTGGGACAACGCCCAGAAGCAGGGTGCGGTGGCCGGAGCCGTCATGGCGGGCGTGCGCGAGAAGCACACCGCGCTGCCGTACTTCTACTCCGAGCAGTTCGGCCGGACCATCCAGATGTACGGGCGGCCCGGGGCGGAGGACGAGTTCGTCCTCCGCGACGAGGAGGCGGACAACGGATTCCTCGGGTTCTGGACCCGCCGCGGCGTCCTGGTCGCCGCCGCCGGAATGAGCCGCCCCAGGGAACTGCGATCGGCGCGCACGCTGATCGAGCGCCGTACACCTGTGGCCGTCGAGGCCCTGGTCTCCCCCGCCGCCGACCTGCGCGCACTGGCCAGGGTGCCCGCGACGCCCTGAGAGCCGTCCCGTCGCCCCTGATGGATCGGCGGGCGGCGGCGGGCGCGGTGCGGCGCGGCGCAGTACGGAGGGACGCCCGAGTGCCGGATGTGTTGGGGCGTCCCTCCACTCGTGACGCACCGCACCCCGTGGTGATCACCCGCAGAGCGGGGCGTGGGCCTTGGCCCCCGGCCGATCGCGTCTACTCGTCCTTCACCGTGAGGCCGATGACCTCGGCCAGGGCCGGCGCCATGTCCAGGAGTTGCCAGGTACTGATCACCGCCCCCTTCAAGGCATCGATTCCGGAAGCGATGTGCAGCCCGGCCGCCCCTCGCAGGTCGACCTTGGTCATCTTGGCGTTGTCGAAGTGTGTCCGCTCCAGGGTGGAGCCGGGGAAGGTGACGTCGGTGAGCACGGCTCCGCCGAAGTCGACGTCGCGCAGGAGGCAGTCCACGAACGAGACATTCCTCAGCTTGGCCAGGCGGGCGTTGACCGAATCGAACTTGCAGTTGTGGAAAGTGACCCGGTTCAGGTGGGAACCGGACAGCTCCGTGCCGGCGAGGACCACCTCGTCGCACTCGCTGTCCATCCAGGTGGTCTCCGCGAGGTCGGTCCCCACCATGCGCACGGTGCGCAGCCAGACGTCGTCGAACTGGGAACGCCGATAACGGCCACGAGTGAAAGTCACCGCGGAGAACGCGGACTCGGTGAAGCCGGAACTTCCGCCGTTCACGTCCTCGAAATCGCAGCCGTCGAAGTGGAGCCACTCGTAGGTGCCCTCCCTTTCCATTCCCCCGGTGAACGGCGCAAGGCGGTGCGCGTACGGAAGCTCGACGAGTTCACGGGGACGGCGGGCTCGCATCAGGTTTCTCCAGGGACAGGGATCGAGTCGGCGGCTCAGGGCAGCAGGGGCTCACGCAGGCGCCATCGGGGTGGCTCGGGCGATGGGGCACACCATGTCTATCGCAGCTCTCAGTGCTTTGCTCAATCGCCGGGAGCCAGGAACCCGCCGCCCGAACAGGCGGCATCGCACGGAAACCAGGCGGCCATAAGGGAAATATGACGCATGGCGCATCGCCTCCGCATGCCGGCGTCTGAGGGCAGGGGCGGCCGTGCGCGTCCACGAAACACCTCGAGAGGGCCAATTGACCTTTCCCGTAAGGTCGTTCACCTCCCCTTCGGGAGGCGGGCGCGTGTCGCTCGTCCCGGACAGCGAGTTCCGTGAAATTCATTTTGCGCTCGGCGTGCTCATCGCCCGATCCCGCGAGTCGGCTGACGTCCGTTCTGGGCGAACCTCGTACTGGGCTCGCGCCCCGTTCACCGGGACGCACAGGGTCACCCTGTGTCCGTCGTCCGCGGTCGCGCCCGCCCGGTCAACCCACCGCCGGATCGGATGAGGGCCCCGTGTCCCCGCTCCGCCCGCACCGGCAGTCGTCCTCCACCGCCTCCTCCTCCTCCACGTCACACGGCTTCAGCAACAGGTCGACAGCCTTCCTGACGTAGGGCAGAACGGTGCCGTCCGGCACCGAGCTCAGGGCCGGTGTCTGGACCGCCAGCCGCATCAGGGTCATGCCCAGCAGCCACGCCGCCAGCAGTTCCGCGCGCACCTCGGCGTCGGGGCCCTCCAGGCGTCGGGCGAAGCGCTCCGAAAAGATTTCGGTCACGTCGGAGCGGAGGAGTCCGACGGCTTCCTCCCGGCTGGGCGAGCGGAGCATCGTCAGCACCGGATTCGGGATCTCGCTCTCCCCGGGGCCGTCGAAGGCGAGCCGGTGGATCCACTCGGGCACGTCCTCCAGCGGCAGGTGACACAGCGGTTGGAACAGGGCGCCGCTGCGGTTCGCGACGGCTTCGAAAAGGCCATGTTTTGAGCCGAAGTACCGATAGACGAGAGCGGCGTCGACACCGGCCTCCCTGGCGATGTCACGGATGCTCGTGCCGTCGTACCCGTACTTCGAGAAGCGCTGGGCGGCGGCGCTCATGAGAGCCGCGCGGGAGCCTGCCGAGTCGTATTTGCGGGGAGTGATGCGGTCGCCGCCGCTCCGCTTCGCCGCGTCCGGGCTGTCCATCTGGTGCTCCTCCGCTCGGGTGTCCGGTCCATGCTCCCCGGTCCCGCCCGGCCTGTCCAAAACCCGTCAGCCAATGTCATCGATCGTTGACAACTGTCTCGGCGGGCGAAGTAGCTTGTGGACGCGGGCAATTGGCCTTCAGCTGCCCGTGTCCCGGGCCCGCCTCCGTCGTCAGTCCTGCGCCGGCCCGGTCCCCACGACGGCGTCAGGTGGCGGGACACCCCCGCACCGGCCCTCGAACGAGAAGAACTGGTGATCCCTTGGCTCTTCGAAACGTCACTGTCATAGGAACCGGCTACGTCGGGCTGACCACCGGAGCCTGTCTTGCCTCCCTCGGACACCGGGTGGTGTGTGCGGACGCCGATGCGGGCAAGGTCGAACGGCTGCGGCGGGCGCAGGTCGACATCCTCGAACCCGGCCTGCCGGAGATCGTCCGCGACGGTCTGGACTCCGGCCGTCTGGAGTTCGTGCGGGACACCCGGACGGCCGTCGAGAGGGCCGAGGTGGTCTTCCTGTGCCTGCCCACCCCGATGGGTGTCGGCGGCGCCGCCGACCTGGCCGCCGTCGAAGCGGTCGCCGACGAGGTCCGGGACCGGCTGCCGCACGGCTGCCTGGTGGTCAACAAGTCGACCGTGCCGGTGGGCACCGCCGAGCGCGTCGCGGCGTTGCTCGGCCGCCCCGACGTGGTCGTGGTCAGCAACCCGGAATTCCTCCGCGAGGGTCGCGCCGTGAGCGACTTCCTCCACCCCGACCGCATCGTGGTGGGCGGCCCCGGCGCCGAGGCCGCGCGGCAGGTGGCCGACCTGTACGTCGGCATCGACGCGCCGCGCGTGCTCACCAGCACCGCCTGTGCCGAACTCACCAAGTACGCCGCGAACTTCTTCCTCGCCATGAAACTGTCGTTCGCCAACAACCTGGCCACCCTCTGCGAACGGCTCGGCGCCGATGTCGACGACGTGATCGCCGGCATCGGCCATGACCCGCGCATCGGCGGGGCATTCCTCGCCCCGGGCCCCGGCTGGGGCGGTTCCTGCCTGCCCAAGGACACGCACGCCCTGCTGAACGTCTGCGAGGAGTCCGGCGTCGAGTTCCCGCTGCTGCGGGCCACCATCGAGACCAACGTCGAGCACCAGCGCCGTCTCGTCGAGCGCGTGGTCGCCGGCTGCGCGGGGCCGGACGGCTCGCTGCGCGGCGTCCGGATCGGTCTGCTCGGCCTCGCCTTCAAGGCCGGCACCTCCGATCTGCGCGACTCCCCCGCCCTGGCGATCGCCCGTCGGCTACGGGAACAGGGCGCCGAACTGCACGCCTACGACCCGGCATTCAGCGAACTGCGCCCCGACCTCAGCGATCTGCTCACGGTCGTCGACACGCCTCTCGAAGCCGTCGACGGGGCCCGCGCCTGCGTCGTACTGACCGAGTGGCCCCAGTTCCGCGACCTGGACTGGGAGGCCGTCGCCGGACGGCTCGGCACGCCGCTCGTCTACGACTTCCGCAACCTCCTCGACCCCGGACGGCTCGGCGAGGCCGCACTGTCCTGGGAGGGCGTCGGCCGTACTCCGGCGATGGCGCACTGACCGCGCGCCGCACCGCCCACCCCCATTCCTCGATCCCGACAGAAAGGTCTGACGTGCGCGTACTGTTCACCACCCTCGGCAGCCCCTCGCACGGCCGCGCCCAGTTACCCCTGGCGCGAGCGCTCGCGGCGGCCGGCCACGAGGTGCTCGTCGCCACAACCCCGGCCCTCGTCTCCGTCTTCGAGAAGGACGACGTCCGTGTGACCATCCCCATGGAGGAGTTCACCCCGCAGAACTTCATCACCCCTGAGGTGCTCGAACAGGTGGCACCTTCCGGCCCGGACGGCGAGGTGACGCAGCAGGACCTGGAGCGCCTCCTGCCCCGGGCCGTGGCCGGCCCGATGGCCGGGAAGCTGCGGGAGTGGGTCCTGCCGGTGGCCCAGGAGTTCCGCCCCGACCTCATCCTGCGCGACGGCATGGACCTCAGCTCCTGCGTGATCGCGGAACAGCTCGGCATCCCGCAGCTGCCCACCCCTTCCGGCGCCAGCAACCTGATCGACCCCGCCGACGTGCTGCCCGGCCTCAACGGCCTGCGTGAGAAGTCGGGGCTGCCCGTCCAGGAGGACCCGCTGTCGATCGTTCCCCACGGGCGCATCGACTACGTGCCGGCGGCCTTCTCGTTCGCCCAGCACCTGCCGCCCTCCTGGTCCTACCGGCAGACCGTGGCCGTGGACCGTGGCTCGGTCCTGCCCCGTTGGATCGCGGACCTGCCCACCGACCGCCCCCTGGTGCTCGCCGCCCTCGGCACCGCACTCCCGATGTTCCGGAGAATGGCGGCCGACGGCGAGGAGCGGCACCTGCCGGTCTCGATGCCGGACACCGTCCGGACGCTGGGGTCGATGATCGCGGCGGCGACGCGGCTGGAGGAGTGCACCGTCGTCGTCTCCACCTCGGGCATCCCGGCGGACACCGACGGCCTGCCTCCGCACGTGCACGTCACCGACCGGGTTCCGCAGCCCCTGCTGCTGGAGTCCGTCGACGTGTTCCTCACCCACGGCGGTTTCAACAGCATCCGCGAGTCGCTGCGCACGGCCACCCCCATGGCCGTACTCCCCCAGTTCGGCGACCAGTTGAGCAACGCACACCGCG
The nucleotide sequence above comes from Streptomyces sp. ML-6. Encoded proteins:
- a CDS encoding pentapeptide repeat-containing protein: MRARRPRELVELPYAHRLAPFTGGMEREGTYEWLHFDGCDFEDVNGGSSGFTESAFSAVTFTRGRYRRSQFDDVWLRTVRMVGTDLAETTWMDSECDEVVLAGTELSGSHLNRVTFHNCKFDSVNARLAKLRNVSFVDCLLRDVDFGGAVLTDVTFPGSTLERTHFDNAKMTKVDLRGAAGLHIASGIDALKGAVISTWQLLDMAPALAEVIGLTVKDE
- a CDS encoding TetR/AcrR family transcriptional regulator; translation: MDSPDAAKRSGGDRITPRKYDSAGSRAALMSAAAQRFSKYGYDGTSIRDIAREAGVDAALVYRYFGSKHGLFEAVANRSGALFQPLCHLPLEDVPEWIHRLAFDGPGESEIPNPVLTMLRSPSREEAVGLLRSDVTEIFSERFARRLEGPDAEVRAELLAAWLLGMTLMRLAVQTPALSSVPDGTVLPYVRKAVDLLLKPCDVEEEEAVEDDCRCGRSGDTGPSSDPAVG
- a CDS encoding aromatic-ring-hydroxylating dioxygenase subunit beta; the encoded protein is MTTASDTRTPVDPTTQHRIEQFLYREAELLDDQRFQEWLELFSEDVHYWLPTRVTRTVRERSLEVAGPDGAAFFDDDKTFLRGRVRRLTSGQSWSEEPPSRTRRLITNIRPVELADGTFEVRVNFHVLRSRAERHHDTFFGERTDLLRRLPDEPGFQVARRKIVLDTTTLLAPSISVFL
- a CDS encoding glycosyltransferase — protein: MRVLFTTLGSPSHGRAQLPLARALAAAGHEVLVATTPALVSVFEKDDVRVTIPMEEFTPQNFITPEVLEQVAPSGPDGEVTQQDLERLLPRAVAGPMAGKLREWVLPVAQEFRPDLILRDGMDLSSCVIAEQLGIPQLPTPSGASNLIDPADVLPGLNGLREKSGLPVQEDPLSIVPHGRIDYVPAAFSFAQHLPPSWSYRQTVAVDRGSVLPRWIADLPTDRPLVLAALGTALPMFRRMAADGEERHLPVSMPDTVRTLGSMIAAATRLEECTVVVSTSGIPADTDGLPPHVHVTDRVPQPLLLESVDVFLTHGGFNSIRESLRTATPMAVLPQFGDQLSNAHRVQELGLGRHVTDSTPDGITAAVRAVLADPAIGARSRAARLAMLALPEIDSAVADLEKLV
- a CDS encoding bifunctional 3-phenylpropionate/cinnamic acid dioxygenase ferredoxin subunit, coding for MSEHHTTSSWIRACRVDEIADEQALRLDTTPPVSVFRTNGEFFCVDDTCTHEDFSLAEGWVEDCSVECPLHLAKFCLRTGAALSTPAYRPLRTHEVRVDGDELYVRIEQQDPAPAGPSRTGGRDGLA
- a CDS encoding UDP-glucose/GDP-mannose dehydrogenase family protein, translating into MALRNVTVIGTGYVGLTTGACLASLGHRVVCADADAGKVERLRRAQVDILEPGLPEIVRDGLDSGRLEFVRDTRTAVERAEVVFLCLPTPMGVGGAADLAAVEAVADEVRDRLPHGCLVVNKSTVPVGTAERVAALLGRPDVVVVSNPEFLREGRAVSDFLHPDRIVVGGPGAEAARQVADLYVGIDAPRVLTSTACAELTKYAANFFLAMKLSFANNLATLCERLGADVDDVIAGIGHDPRIGGAFLAPGPGWGGSCLPKDTHALLNVCEESGVEFPLLRATIETNVEHQRRLVERVVAGCAGPDGSLRGVRIGLLGLAFKAGTSDLRDSPALAIARRLREQGAELHAYDPAFSELRPDLSDLLTVVDTPLEAVDGARACVVLTEWPQFRDLDWEAVAGRLGTPLVYDFRNLLDPGRLGEAALSWEGVGRTPAMAH
- a CDS encoding aromatic ring-hydroxylating dioxygenase subunit alpha, translated to MLDIGKLVQPDKGLIHPSIYTDPEVYEAELEHVFARSWLFLAHDSQLPGPGSFIQTYMAEDPVLVVRQRDGSVKAFLNQCRHRGMRICRSDEGVARAFTCTYHGWAYNLAGELVNVPMQERAYHNEIDKSKWGPRRVPRVHNHKGFYFGTWDEDAPSFEEYLGDMAWQLDAMADRYDEGITLIPGATKWVIDCNWKFAAEQFGSDMYHVPSSHTSALVALIEDPQQLAQLHEMNLTVPGRQFSGNGHGSGFAVRPDIIPSQSGPEFDAWLDTHREEIHRRGGEQRALAANGHNTVFPNFSWLDINNTMRVWHPRGPGQIEVWAWTFVPKGAPEKVREEIRTSTIRSFSPAGVFETDDGENWTEIQQVLRGHMARKSLFNAQMGLGHEEQGVDGTSVRVTEDMYTEMAARGMYQRWADLMSGLSWQQIAELDRNRQQQEVHTA
- a CDS encoding SDR family NAD(P)-dependent oxidoreductase, yielding MGWLDGTSALVTGGASGLGRSIVERFVAEGARVVVLDRSAERLDQLGADLGDAVRTTRGDVTSYEDNARACALAEREFGGLDTFVANAGLWDFGRSLTGTPVEELSRGFDELFAINVKGYLLGARAAAPLLRTSRGSMIFTLSSAALFPGPGGGPIYTAAKHAALGLLRQFAYELAPDVRVNGVAPGVLETGISGPESMGLADSHLDRVLPLEEIVSKGTALGVVVRPEDVVGPYVLLASKDSTTTTGTVIDVSSVGVPPRP
- a CDS encoding FAD-dependent oxidoreductase, with protein sequence MDGAEHHHVIVGGSAAGIAAALSMRQHGFAGRVTVVEAGGELPYERPPLSKALSGGEAGFLHPIAPREVYDEYRVDLRLGTRVHALDPQHRTVVLDNGQALRAARVLLATGVVPLTLSVPGSALSGIVTLRDIRDARALAARLSGGGPLVVVGGGFIGLEVAAVAREAGLDVTVVEMGAQPLEGPLGPVLASRVTDMHERAGVTLRTGVSVVAFTGTDTVTGVRLSTGEVLPAATVVVGIGVRPDTTLAERAGVHCDRGIVVDQHCHTSVPWILAAGDVTNQPNPYLAGRGRIEHWDNAQKQGAVAGAVMAGVREKHTALPYFYSEQFGRTIQMYGRPGAEDEFVLRDEEADNGFLGFWTRRGVLVAAAGMSRPRELRSARTLIERRTPVAVEALVSPAADLRALARVPATP